The Coffea arabica cultivar ET-39 chromosome 2c, Coffea Arabica ET-39 HiFi, whole genome shotgun sequence genome includes the window GGCATATTTCAGAAAGCTGAAAATAATTGAGGGTctgttgtggatatttgatcAGTTGATCTAACCCTTCTTAAATGAAAGTCTATGGATATTGAGAAGCTTGTTTATTAATATTTTTCCATATACGGTATGGTTGACTTGGCTTTCTAGGGATTTTGATGTTTTTCTATGTCCATACTGGGAGGATTCTTTACCTCCCTATCGCGTCTAATTCTTttgattttagggttttattgCTGCAAAGCATGCATGGATAATGTAACTCCAAATCTGAAACAACTTATTGATGGAGGAGAGGAAAAGTATACTGTGTGCCCAAGCTACTAatttatttttcagatttggtCTGTGGCTTAAGTTCTGTTGGAGTTGAATAACCCTTTCCCTTATGGATGTCAGTTctattgttttcttgttgcagaTTTTAGCATGGTTCTTTCTGTTTTAGCTGTGCTTCATTGAGTAGCCTTTTAAGGTGGTTATGGATATCGATTTGGTCCATGCCTCAGTGTATTTTTTCGTGGGAGCTGGTTTTTGTCGTTTGCCCTAAATGATTTCAAGCTGTTTGTTTGTACTTGCCATAGTGATTACCTTGTGATCCCCTATTTATTGTTACCCTAAAATACATCAGCTCCCATTGACTATCCTTGCCTGAAATTACCTGCATTACCATCAATTGCAAAAATTAGCCTCAGCACCCCAAAAATATCTGCCTCAACGAAATAACTCTAGGCTGTAGTTTCTATTGAGAGAGGAATGAAATTAGGTTTGCATCCAGCATCTGTCTGTTGAATTTAAGGAAGTTCTTACCCCTCAGCTGAtgcttcctttttttatttttattttttttggtgttaTATTACAAACAGATACTGTGTatccaagatttttttttcccattctaTACTGTAGTTCAAAGAGGTACCTGATGCAATTAATAGCCTAAAAAAACTGATCTAAGAGAATGTTATAGACTTGAGGTCGACTGCAAATTTGCTTTCCTGTTGAAGTCACCACTTAGTGGACCagtcatcaattttttttctcaaactgAACTATTCCACTTGAGGTGCTAAATGTTGGTGATTGATTTTGTATTTTAGGTTGTTGAAATGAAGAGGGCAGCATACTATAATACTGTTTCTGTCCCACAAGTTCAGGAACAATGGCCTATCAAAAAAGCCCTTACATTGTCTGATGTGGATATTACTCATCCATTCCTAACTCTGTCCAGGCAGCAAGTTGATAATCACATTATTGTGCACATGACACAGCAGCAACAGGATCATTTGAGAGCTGTAGGGCAGGTGGATTTCAATGCAAGAGATGATGACACTGGTGAAATGTATGTGATGAAGTTGAAGTGGCGTGGGAGTTATTATAATCTGATTGGCAAATGGGGAAAAGTTGTTCGAGGAAAGGGACTTGATGTTGGTCAAGAAATTTATATAAGGTGGGCTAATGGCTGCTTGTACTTTTCGGTCCCTCAACAGCAGATTGTCGCTGTACCACCTATTCGGATGGTCGCAGCACCACCAGTGCAGGACCAATGGCCTATTAAAAAGGTGTTAACGCTGTCTGATGTGGACACCAATCATCCTTTTCTCCCTTTGCCTCGCCGATTGGTTGAAGATCATATTCTTTATTACTGGTCACAGGAACAACGAGAAGTATTGAGAAGGGAAGAGCAGGTAAATGTGAACGCCAGAGATTATGATACTGGtgaaatttatttgatgaaattgAAGTGGAGGGGTAATTACTACAACCTCATTGGCAAATGGGGAACAATAATTCGACAGAAGGGACTGGGTGTTGGGAAAGAGATCAATTTACGATGGTTGAATGAATGCTTATACTTCTCAGTTCCTCAGCAGCGATATGTTGCAACGGCATCAGGACAGGATAATTGGCCTATTAAGAAGGCGCTCACGTTGTCTGATGTGGATACTAATCATCCATTTCTTACTTTACCTGGCAAGGCTGTTGAAGATCATATTCTGTTCTACTGGCAGCCTCAGGCCCGTGAGCAGTTGAGGAATGAGCATCAGATAAGTGTTAATGCTCGGGATGAAGACACAGGTGATCTATATTTGATGAAGCTCAAATGGAGAGGGAGTTATTACAATCTCATTGGCAAATGGGGCAAAATTGTCAGAGGCAAGAGACTTCAGGTTGGAAGTGAAATCAGACTTCGTTGGGACAATAACTGCTTGCTTTTCTCAGTTCCTCAGTGATGCTGTTCAATGGTCAGATGTCttaataaagttaatttttgCTTGATTGTACTTGGTCTTCATGGTTTGTTGCTTTATATTCTTTTTTGTGTCTATTCTGTAGGCTTTTATTGGAATTTTCAGGATGGCCTAATAGAGATGGAGCATATATTCTAGATGAAAGGTTTTACAAAAAGCTATGTGGGAGCTGCTTCTATAACAAGGTGATGCAACATGGAGATGGTTTGCTGTTTAGAGTAATATCATGAGACTTATGTTCCTTTATGTTTTTCTTGGTACTATTAACATATCCGAGTGTAATGTACTTTGGTTGAATGCCAGCTTCATAAACTCTTGGATTTTTGCATGATGTGGGATATTTTAGGTTTTGCTTGCTTAAGATTAAAAGAATATATTTATCTTTGTCACATCAAGTTTTCCTTGGTTTTCTTTTCATTCCCTCAATAAACCTTGTATTGCTTTCTGTCTGATTCCAGCGAGTCTGTGAAACAAAGTACTGGAAGGTGATTTAAGACTTCTATTTAGGTTCAAAGATATTGAAAGTATCTTTAAAATCTTGAATATTTGTAAAAAGAAAACGATTTAAAAATTGAGCGCGACTGTTATCTTGTTTGGGAGGTTTTCTGGTGATAGAAAGAAGTGAAAATGAAGCGTTACGTAACATTTGCATGGAGACATCTTGAGAATTGACTTCCATTGACAGACTCTCACGCATTTCAGAGAGGTAATGAACATGGTTTCTTCTTGTCCTCTCTGCTATCCAATGGGAGGACAAACAAccactttcttttcttgctgAGACTGTAAGGCCGGCAAAATAATTATCTCCTTTCCCTATTGCTTTGCTTGTCACACATACATAGTCAAAGAGTTCTTTATGCGTTTAGTTAACAGTCCGACCTGTAGCCTTACATGTCTCAGTTGTACGATTTTGCAAGCATTGCCTTTAGCACATCCATGCAATATGTATTTGAGCTTTCATGAAGTTCTTTGGTCTTTCCTTAGATCCAATGCTTAAGCTTGGACTTCTTTATGTTGCATTATCCATCTTTAGAATTTACGTCTGAATACCTCGTGCCTATGGGTACATCAGACTAAATATGGTGATCTTCAGCTTTGTATGATAGTGGAAACAATCATGTTTAATGTGAACATTGCCGATATCCATCTTATTACAAGTGTTTCGATGATGTTATTTATAGCTACCTACTTGCACCGGCCCTAGTTGCATGCTTCTCGAACATTACTGACTAAGGTATTCGTAGTCCACGATATAATCATGATAATATACCGAATGTTATTCCAAGTAATAATTGCACATAGAAAACCTAAAATATTCGAGGGATAATGTTTTAATTACACACAAATCTTCGAGTATAGagaaatgagattttttttatatGTTTGGACTATGGAGACATGCTAATACGATATATTTGGACCACGTGTCCTTACTGATACAGATACCTAAATCTATGTATATGGCAGCTAAGAACCTAAGCGATAAACttatacaacaaacaaatcatGCAAGTGGAATAAATAATGACAAATTACTGCAAGATTAAGTCAATTATGTCAGTTTTCCTCTAAAGTTGAATTCTTGACAGCTAAGAAACTCAACTAGAAGGAGAAAACATTAAGAATctagaaatgaatatatttatGGAACAAAATTTAAGCCTATGttgatagaaaagaaaataggtGCCAGATGAGCTGATTTGTCACCATAGCGTCAACATCACCTCTTTTGCCCTCCATCttgatatctttttttttgaattaagtCCTTCCAGTACCATAAATGTCCATTGGATAGAATTTGATCTCTTgccatttttcatgaaaatgtcCGATTGTCATTGGATATTTACTCTCAATATTCTTGCAAGGCTTCACTTTGAAGCAAGATAGTGGGCTATGTTGCTATTGTTAGTGTCGTCATTATTAGTTTGCGGAGTCTCCATTCAAACAAGTCTTTGTTGGACTACCTCCATCATTTTGGCTGCGTTATCAAATCTGATTATGAAGTAGTTCTTCTCGAGTCATGCATCCACTAATTAGTGAGCCATATAGTCCGTTTGTTTTTATAGCGTCCTTCTGACTTGCAGTATGTTAAAGTCACCATTTGTGGTTTCGCTTCAGTGATGGTATCAACTTAGGAAACTCAGAGGTGATAAGTGCAGATAATTATTCAGATTATGTGGAGACCAGGGAATTTACGGTATACCTAAAGAAAATATTTAGTAGTTCTAGTATTTTGAACAGCACAAAACTAAAAGGCTGGACTCTGACTTGACAACATAACCCCTTAAGAAGACAAAGCAAGAGATACCAGAAGCATTAAAGTTTGGCCCATAGAAATAATATTGTGATGTGTCGCTGATTTGATGATGTTTGTAGTCTTATAGTTGGCCTCTTGGCTATGGAGATGTTCATTGAATAATCACAATAAAACAGAACACTTTGAAAGTAAGAAAAGTAACAAAGTAAATGTCATTGAAGGAGGATTAGGACAACCACCTAAAATGGATACAATATAATCATAAAGGAAACTGAATAAATCCTCTCTAAGAAGGAAAAATATAAGAACCTAAAAAGGATTGGAGTGAATGACAATCTCCAAGAATGGAACAAAATATATCCTAGCAGGAATTACATATGTATTATCCAAGTAGGGAACATCCTTAAGTTGCAAGAATAGAGGTTCTTTTCCAATATGCAAGCCTTCAATCTCTCGTGCCGAGACTGAAGAACTCTATTAATGGGCCCGGGGATGGCCCTTGCATGAAAGATATACATGGTTTGATTACTTCTGTCTCTAGTATCTCAGGAAGTTGATGTCATAAAAAGCTGAAATAAAGATGCGGTAGAGTTTGTTATGTCGTGCACAGTTTTGAAGGGTTTTTCTTCATAAAGGTTACAAtataggaaaaatttctaggtAATAATATGTTATAGAGTCTCAAAGAGACACTTTTTCTCACATCTGCAGTCACATGGGAAAGTGAAGGCCTTTTAAATTTCCTCTTATGTTCCAACCTTCTTTAAATTTGGCTTTCTGATTTGTCTTGGGTCTGCCAAGTCTGTGGTTGAGGAGTGCTGTAACTTGATGAGttttgaggtttttttttttttttttttctattttcttctgGGGGTGGGGGGAAGGAAACAGAAAGAACTATTCTTTGCTATATCACTGAGAATTGCTATGACTTGGTGTTTTATGAGTTTCTCATGCCTTGTCGACTGTAAAAAATATCCTTTGCTTCACAGAAGTTGAGGCTTGGTCAATTAGCTAAATTGAAAGGAAAATCTTTTTATTGGGATGTTCGTGCCTGCCTTGAACCTGTTGTAGTGGCTGAGAATCAAGAAAATTTGTCTTCAGTTCTGTGCCATGAAATCTTTATAAATCAAGCATAGCTATCTTGAAAAAGCAGGATGCTGCTTTGATGACTGTGCTGTAgttgattttcttttccttccactAGGACTGACCTTAGGCTGTAAGAAATAAGAAAGTTAGACCCAGACCTAAGAAAATGATATAAAATTTTGACTTTATCAAATGTACATGTTCCTGATCTTTGCGACAAAACATTTGTAAAGTCACTTCATAGCTTATGTGACTGTCTGTGAAACACTGCATAGTTTTAGAAGAGGTGAAGAACTGAGGGGTAAAAGCATAGGGAGTTATACTGAAATTTTTTCCCAAACTGCTTCAATCATTTGGAGAGATAATCTGAGACTATTAATGCTGGTGATCCTTTTTGCGTTATAAACCCTTTTGTCCTAGGTTTTAATCTTATTGAGGAGATCATACTTGATGAGAGAAAAATTGTCCCATGAACAGAGCATCTTGGAGGGGGAAACATGTGTACGTGTTTGTGAAAGAGAGAGTGCTGGGATAGAATGCAGGGGATCCAAGGAAATTAAACTTTATAACTTCTTATCTGTAATCTCTTTCTCTCCCcgctccctccctccctccatccctctctctctctctcatcaatCTCCTCAGCTTCGTCTTTTCTTAGTCTGCTTCACCTTATGTGTGCACCTtccctttcttcctttctctccAAAAATgtctagaaggaagaaattacTGAGTAGAAGGCTAGGGGTGAATGTGGTTCTAGTATGTATTTCATTAAAAGTGGACATGCCATTAGGTCTCAAGGCCTCGGATTCTAATATCATGCAGTTTGCATTGAATGACAAACCGATGTATGTTTGTTCCCTtgtcctttttcaaaattttaaagacTTGCGTGGCTCCTTATAGTTTTTTCTTTGTTGGTGGACAGAATATGATGAGATGTGTATTTCTCGTGTTCTCAATAATAACATCATTTAGCTGAAGGCAATATTCTATTAATCTTGAGATCATTTTGGCCGTTGCAGGTGTTCTATATCCAATAAAAATGA containing:
- the LOC140035193 gene encoding uncharacterized protein, yielding MKRAAYYNTVSVPQVQEQWPIKKALTLSDVDITHPFLTLSRQQVDNHIIVHMTQQQQDHLRAVGQVDFNARDDDTGEMYVMKLKWRGSYYNLIGKWGKVVRGKGLDVGQEIYIRWANGCLYFSVPQQQIVAVPPIRMVAAPPVQDQWPIKKVLTLSDVDTNHPFLPLPRRLVEDHILYYWSQEQREVLRREEQVNVNARDYDTGEIYLMKLKWRGNYYNLIGKWGTIIRQKGLGVGKEINLRWLNECLYFSVPQQRYVATASGQDNWPIKKALTLSDVDTNHPFLTLPGKAVEDHILFYWQPQAREQLRNEHQISVNARDEDTGDLYLMKLKWRGSYYNLIGKWGKIVRGKRLQVGSEIRLRWDNNCLLFSVPQ